From one Desmodus rotundus isolate HL8 chromosome X, HLdesRot8A.1, whole genome shotgun sequence genomic stretch:
- the LOC128779903 gene encoding sperm protein associated with the nucleus on the X chromosome N3-like: protein MESDSDEETPTSSRGQKRKSESQLADNEREKALKLSEKVTATLRQIEEKYQGGKMPKIIILCHRRGKKVSENQPEMDEENQADSPYTSEDSASSSEDSPWANEESPSASEESLSESEESPSANEESPSASEESPSANEESPSANEESPSANEESPSPSEVSPSLNEVSPSPNEESPSTPREPETNDP from the exons ATGGAGTCTGATTCGGATGAGGAGACACCAACATCAAGCAGAGGACAGAAGCGGAAGAGTGAGTCCCAGCTCGCCGACAATGAAAGGGAGAAG GCGCTGAAGTTATCGGAGAAGGTAACTGCTACCCTTCGGCAGATCGAAGAAAAGTATCAGGGAGGGAAAATGCCGAAGATAATCATCTTATGCCACAGGCGCGGTAAAAAAGTCAGCGAAAACCAGCCAGAGATGGATGAAGAAAATCAGGCGGACTCTCCCTATACCAGTGAGGATTCTGCCTCTTCAAGTGAGGACTCTCCCTGGGCAAATGAGGAGTCTCCCTCTGCAAGTGAGGAGTCTCTCTCTGAAAGTGAGGAGTCTCCCTCGGCAAATGAGGAGTCTCCCTCTGCAAGTGAGGAGTCTCCCTCTGCCAATGAGGAGTCTCCCTCTGCCAATGAGGAGTCTCCCTCTGCCAATGAGGAGTCTCCCTCTCCAAGTGaggtctctccctctctaaatgAGGTGTCTCCCTCTCCAAATGAGGAGTCTCCATCAACCCCCCGTGAACCAGAAACCAATGACCCTTAA